A genome region from Nitrospirota bacterium includes the following:
- a CDS encoding ATP-dependent Clp protease ATP-binding subunit codes for MFERFTDKGRKIIILAREEAERHQNDYLGTEHLVLAILRESDGIALMILKKMGLSSEQIRLEIERNLPGGGTTMTFGEIPFSPRVKKVIEYGVEEARLLGHNHIGSEHLLLGLLREEEGIGGKILRSLGANLLTARQLTVTFLRKSAPRERDRKSNTPALDEFGRDLTQLAQEGQLDPVIGRADEIERVLQILSRRTKNNPVLIGESGVGKTAIVEGLAQRIVQSEVPDNLLSRRVIALDLGSLVAGTKYRGQFEERLKVVMKEIVQAGNIIIFIDELHTLVGAGAAEGSIDASNMLKPALSRGEIQCIGATTLDEYRKHIEKDGALKRRFQPIYVQPPSIDETVRIIQGLRDRYEEHHGVEITEEAIVEAVKLSDRYITDRFLPDKAIDLIDETGSRAKLQSYALPTELKALEQELKKVSRDKELAISMQNFEEAVRHREEEERLRKLLDESKREWKKTQEKHKPIITKEDVAYVVSKMTGIPLFKLEEEESNKLLRMEEFLHKRIVGQNEAISAVCRAIRRSRAGLKEAKKPIGSFIFLGPTGVGKTELARTLAEFLFNTEDALIRIDMSEYQEKFTSSRLFGAPPGYVGYEEGGQLTEKVRRRPYSVVLFDEIEKAHPDVFNVLLQVLDDGVLTDSLGRKVDFKNTVVIMTSNLGTKLIQKGVSLGFHSAEQGERERRMKDEVLGELRRAFSPEFLNRIDEIVVFHPLEKEHLYSILDILLRELNVRLLERGVEIEIDDEVKHWLIKEGYEPLYGARPMRRTIQRTIGDPLSEEIIKGRFKDCRKIKVVLRDGAPAFIEQEAMAGV; via the coding sequence ATGTTCGAACGATTCACGGACAAAGGCCGAAAAATCATCATCCTGGCACGAGAAGAAGCCGAGCGGCACCAGAACGATTATCTGGGCACTGAGCACCTTGTCTTGGCCATTCTCCGTGAATCTGACGGCATCGCCTTGATGATTCTTAAGAAGATGGGCCTGTCTTCCGAACAGATCCGGTTGGAAATCGAGCGCAATCTGCCCGGCGGCGGCACCACCATGACCTTCGGAGAAATCCCGTTCAGCCCACGGGTCAAAAAAGTCATCGAATATGGAGTCGAGGAAGCAAGATTGCTGGGCCACAACCACATTGGAAGCGAGCATCTTCTCTTGGGGCTTCTGCGGGAGGAAGAAGGCATCGGCGGAAAGATTCTCCGCAGCCTCGGCGCCAACCTTCTCACGGCCCGCCAACTCACGGTTACCTTTTTGAGAAAATCCGCGCCGCGCGAGCGGGACCGGAAGAGCAATACGCCGGCTCTCGACGAGTTCGGCAGAGATTTAACCCAATTGGCTCAGGAAGGACAACTCGATCCCGTCATCGGTCGGGCCGATGAAATCGAACGCGTCCTCCAGATTCTCAGCCGCCGCACGAAGAACAACCCGGTGCTCATCGGCGAATCCGGAGTCGGCAAGACGGCCATCGTCGAGGGACTCGCCCAACGGATCGTGCAATCCGAAGTGCCCGACAATCTGCTTTCACGCCGGGTGATCGCCCTCGACCTCGGTTCTTTGGTCGCCGGCACCAAATACCGCGGGCAATTCGAAGAACGGCTGAAGGTCGTGATGAAAGAGATCGTCCAGGCCGGCAACATCATCATTTTCATCGACGAACTTCACACCTTGGTCGGGGCGGGCGCGGCGGAGGGTTCGATCGACGCGTCGAATATGTTGAAGCCGGCCTTATCTCGGGGCGAGATTCAGTGCATCGGCGCCACAACGCTCGATGAATATCGAAAGCATATCGAGAAGGACGGCGCGCTGAAACGACGCTTTCAGCCGATTTACGTCCAGCCGCCGAGCATCGACGAAACGGTCAGGATCATCCAGGGCCTCCGCGACCGCTACGAAGAACATCACGGCGTCGAAATCACCGAAGAAGCCATCGTTGAAGCCGTGAAGTTGTCGGACCGCTACATCACGGATCGATTCCTGCCCGACAAAGCGATCGATCTCATCGACGAGACGGGCTCCCGGGCCAAGCTGCAGAGCTACGCGCTCCCGACCGAACTGAAAGCCTTGGAGCAGGAGCTTAAAAAGGTATCGCGCGACAAGGAGCTCGCGATCTCGATGCAGAATTTCGAGGAAGCCGTGCGCCATCGCGAGGAGGAGGAACGCCTGCGTAAGCTGCTGGACGAATCCAAGCGCGAGTGGAAGAAAACCCAGGAGAAGCATAAGCCGATCATTACCAAAGAAGACGTGGCCTACGTCGTCTCGAAGATGACCGGCATTCCGTTGTTCAAGCTCGAAGAGGAAGAGTCGAACAAGCTCTTGCGGATGGAAGAGTTCCTCCACAAGCGGATCGTCGGCCAAAACGAGGCCATCTCCGCGGTCTGTCGGGCCATCCGTCGTTCACGCGCCGGCCTGAAAGAAGCCAAGAAGCCCATCGGCTCTTTCATCTTCCTCGGACCGACCGGTGTCGGCAAAACGGAACTCGCCAGAACACTGGCCGAGTTTCTCTTCAACACCGAGGATGCGCTGATCCGCATCGACATGTCCGAGTATCAGGAGAAGTTCACCAGTTCGCGGTTGTTCGGCGCACCGCCCGGCTATGTCGGATACGAGGAAGGCGGACAGTTGACCGAAAAGGTCCGCCGCCGGCCCTATTCCGTGGTGCTGTTCGATGAAATCGAAAAGGCCCATCCCGATGTCTTCAACGTCCTCTTGCAGGTCCTGGACGATGGGGTGCTCACGGACAGCCTGGGGCGGAAGGTCGATTTCAAGAACACCGTCGTGATCATGACGTCGAACCTCGGCACCAAGCTGATTCAAAAGGGTGTCTCGCTCGGGTTCCACAGCGCCGAACAGGGTGAACGGGAGCGCCGGATGAAGGACGAGGTCCTGGGCGAACTGCGGCGCGCGTTCAGCCCGGAGTTTCTGAACCGCATCGACGAGATCGTCGTGTTCCATCCGCTGGAGAAGGAGCACCTCTACAGCATTTTGGACATTCTGCTCAGAGAGCTGAACGTGCGCCTGCTGGAACGGGGCGTCGAAATCGAAATCGACGACGAAGTGAAACATTGGCTGATCAAAGAAGGTTACGAGCCCCTCTATGGCGCCCGGCCCATGCGGCGCACGATTCAACGGACCATCGGCGATCCTCTGTCCGAGGAAATCATCAAGGGGCGATTCAAGGATTGCCGCAAGATCAAGGTGGTGCTCCGGGATGGAGCTCCCGCGTTCATCGAACAGGAAGCGATGGCGGGGGTCTGA
- a CDS encoding NAD(+)/NADH kinase, which translates to MKAIGILTKPKFPDVKHILKDLVAWLRERHKEVILDKATAALIDERASHQKTHIASLADMVLVLGGDGTMLSAARLVEERSVPILGVNMGGLGFLTEASLDQLYPSLERVFANDFVLDERLMLRARMHRHGEHVAHATVLNDVVVSKGTLARMIETRIAIEGQFVTNLRGDGLIVSTPTGSTAYSLSAGGPIMTPAVRALIVTPICPHTLTHRPLLVPSEVTIEVTLTSKDEGAMVTFDGQVGVAMTQGDTVAIGASEHRTQLIRFPDRTYYEVLRRKLKWGDG; encoded by the coding sequence GTGAAGGCCATCGGAATTCTTACCAAACCCAAGTTCCCGGACGTCAAGCATATTCTCAAGGACCTCGTCGCCTGGTTACGCGAGCGTCACAAGGAAGTGATCCTCGATAAGGCGACGGCGGCGCTGATCGACGAACGCGCGTCCCATCAAAAGACGCATATCGCCTCCCTGGCCGACATGGTGTTGGTCTTGGGCGGAGACGGCACGATGCTGAGCGCGGCGCGGCTGGTCGAAGAACGATCCGTTCCGATCCTGGGCGTCAATATGGGCGGGCTGGGATTTTTGACCGAAGCCAGTCTGGATCAGCTCTATCCTTCGTTGGAGCGCGTGTTCGCCAACGACTTCGTGTTGGACGAGCGGTTGATGCTGCGTGCCCGTATGCACCGCCATGGCGAGCACGTGGCCCATGCCACGGTGCTCAACGACGTGGTGGTCAGCAAAGGGACGCTGGCCCGCATGATCGAGACCAGGATCGCGATCGAAGGACAGTTCGTGACGAACTTGCGGGGCGACGGCCTGATCGTGTCCACCCCTACGGGTTCCACCGCGTATTCGCTGTCCGCGGGAGGGCCGATCATGACGCCGGCGGTGCGAGCGTTGATTGTCACGCCGATTTGTCCCCATACGCTGACCCATCGCCCCCTCCTGGTTCCCAGCGAGGTGACGATCGAAGTGACGCTCACCAGCAAAGACGAAGGAGCGATGGTGACCTTCGACGGGCAGGTCGGTGTGGCGATGACGCAGGGAGATACCGTCGCTATCGGGGCTTCCGAGCATCGCACGCAACTGATCAGGTTCCCGGATCGCACGTACTACGAGGTGCTGC